The region GTTTGGTGCTTTCACCAAGGCGCACCTGCGCCAGCAGTTGTTGCTGCGCGCCAGTATCGGCCGCAAGCGCGGCGGGAGCCAGCGCAAGCGCGAGTGAGAAACAGAGTAAACTTACTGTGAAGTTGCGCATTCCTGGCCCCAGTCAGGTTGTAACTCACCGCGAGGGGTGAAGCGAAAACGGTGCTGGTCCCACCCCTGGCCAAACAGGGTCAGAACATAGCTATAGTAGGCATCGTCGCCGGGGAAATGATCGGCGACCCGTTGCCGTTGTACGGCTTGCGCATCACGATCCTGTAAAAAGGGCAACAGCGCGGCGGCAAACCCCACCGGGCCATCCCCAAGAATTTTTCCGCTCGCCACATCCACTTTTTCCGGCACGCGGCCGTTTTTGGTAGTCACGCTGGCCATCGGTTTGAATTTTTCCAGCAGGCGCGCTTTCTGCGTGTCCCGGTCATGCATCATGCCGACCCACAAATAAACGCGGATGGCATCATAACTACTCACCAGCGTCTTTTCGGGTTTAAGCTGCCAGCCGCCCTCTTTCTGAAAACGTACCCAATCGGGTGCAAAGCCTTTCGGCGCGGTTTCCAGCAACAGGCGAAGGTTGGTTTCGCGCAGCGTCGACCACGGTGCGCCAAAGCGGCTGAAATAACTCGCCAGTTGCGGCGGCAAATAGCTCGGGTTAAAACGCCAGGTGGTCGGTTCGGCAAAGCCGATTTTACCGGGCAGCAGCATCGATCCCAGCCCTGGGACCGTCACCACTTCTTCTTTGGCGATGAGGGCTAACAACGCCTTACCCGTCTGGCTATACTCGTCGTTTTTCCATAAACGCCCCGCTTCCAGTAGCGACCAGGCAATCCACAGATCGGAGTCGGACGCCGAATTGGTGTCGAGCACCGTCCAGCTATTGTCCTCTTTTTTGCCCCACAGCCAGGCGGGAAGATGGGTACTGAGCGAGCCCTGCGCCAGGTTGTTTTGCGTCCATTGCAGTACCCTGGCGAAGGTGTCACGATCGTTAGCCGCCAGCGCGAAGAACAGCGCGTAACTCTGCCCTTCCGAGGTGGTTATCTTGCGTTGATCGCTGGGATCAACCACCCGGCCGCCATCGCTGATATAGGCTTGTTTGAAGTGTTCCCAGGCAGGCCAGGTGCAGGCGGCGCGCACATTTACCGCCGCCAGCATCAACGCCACTATTACCCACCAACGTAGCGTTCTCATTTTTCGTTACTCGTGATCCGGGTCGAGACGGCGACGGCTAATGATCCGCAGCAGACGCCACAGCACCCACGCCAGCAACACCACGCTGATTGCCGCCAGCACCGCCAGCAGCACCGGATGGTTAGCCAGCGCGTACCAGATGCGCTCAAACCACGGCAAGTGGCCGACGTAGTAAATATCGCCGACACGCAGGCCACTTACGCCAGATTCACGAATCACGGTCACCGAGCCATAAATCGCCGCGCGCTTGCCGCTGTCATTCATCGCGCCGTTAAGCAATTCATACCCGCGCGGGCTGTCTGCCAGCAGCGCGACCACACTGCGCTGATCATGATACGGCGACTGGAAGCCGACAATCGCCGCCATCGGGCCATCTGACGTGATCCCGGTTTGCGCATCGGCCTGACGGTCGGCGGCATCCGGCACAATCGACGGGAACGGCGTCTGGCGCAGCGGCGTTTTCACCCAGCTTTGCGCCGCATTCACCAGCAGATCGATTTTCTTATCGTCTTTTAACGCCGGAGGAATGGTGCCGATGATCATGATGTCGGCGTCTTTCTCCTTGATTTGGTTACCATCGTTAGTGAGTTGCACATTGATTGCCGGAAAACCAGTTTGTGCGCCCACCGCGCCCAGCGAATCCAGCAGCGTACCCATCTGCGCAGGTGTCGGCTGCGGCGGCGTGACGACAATGGTTTGCGACAAATCGGCCATGCGGCTAAACGGGAAGCCCGCATTGGCGAAAGCGCGTAAGTCCGGCATCGCAATAAAGTGGTAATACTTCGAGAAATCGATGGTGGAGTCGTCGCCAATCACCACGCGGTTTGGCACCTGCTGGAAGGTCACGCAGTTCTCAATAGTGCCGCCCGGCATCGGATTCATATACTGGAAATCAAAGCGCAACTGGTTCACCGCGCCCAGTTTCAGCGCCGGAATAGAGACATCCGTTTTGCTGTCCAGCAGCCCTTGCAACACCGGGAGATGCAGCAGCAGACGGTTCGTATCCTGGTTGCTGGTCAGGTTGAAATATTGCAGGAACTGGTTGTTGAGGCTGATATCCATGCGCGAGCTGTCTTTGGTCGGCGGCGCGGTATAGCGATAATTCAGGTTCATATCGATACCGGTACTGCGCAGCAAATAGAGATCCGGCGGCAGGTTCAGCGACACGTTAATCGCCGAGGGTTCCAGCCCGGTCGACTGTAACTGCTCCTCATAGGTTTTCAGCTCGCCAAAGGTGACCGGACGGTCAGTACGTATCCAGTTAGGCGCATCGTAAGGCTGGCGCGCCAGCAGCGGTTTCACCTCATCCACCGTGACGCTATCGCCACGGAACAGCACGTTACCCTGAGCGATACCTTTCGCCGCCTGCATCAGATCTTTGTCATCCCGACCAGACACTACCAGCAGCTTCACGTACGGGTTATTAGGGTGGTTGATCATGCTGATGGTTGGCCCTTTCACCGCCGGCGCATCACGCAGGAAATCAGGACGTTTGTCATTGGTGGCGAAGACGATCGCGTTGCGGTCCGGCAACGCGTTGTAAATGACCGGGAAACTCTGCCCGCGCCAGCCGGTGCGGGAGCCAAACCAGGAGGCGATAACCGCAGCGGCTTGCTGCTGTTCAATATCCGGTGTGCCAGCGAAAACCATCGGCAGCGTCAGCGCCCTGTTGTCACGCGGGTCGAAGAAGGGGATCGGGAAATGGGAGAGATCGTTTTGAACCGCCAGCTTCTGGTAAGTCAAATCCAGCGAACTGCTGCGGCCAATATCCAGCCATAACGTGCTGCTGGCCGGGTTTTCGCACACATCACGATAATGGCCGACAAATTCCAGCCGCACACGGTTGAAATCGGTGATAAACAGCGGGTTGATCGGCACCTGCGCCAGCGTTTTCTTGCCGAGTTGCTCTTTGGTGACCGGCAAGACGCCCATCAGTTCATCATTCAGATAAACCTTCAACTGCGATTGCACCGGCAGCAGAGAGGGCGATGGCGTGTACTCAAGATTGAGCACCGCTTTCGAAACCAGCTCATCGCTGCGCATACCAAACTCAACGCCACCGTCCGGATTGATACCGCGCAGCACCATACTGCCAGGCGGCGGCGCGATTTGGGCGAACGTCAGTTTCACATCGCGCGACGGCGCGTTGGCGGCGACCACCGGCGCATTCGCCCCCGGTACGCCCGGCATTACCTGTCCGACAACATCCTGGCCATCGGTTGGCGTGGTTGGCGTCAATGATTCCGTTTGTCCCGGCGCAGGCGTTGCCACCGGCTCAGTGGCGGGCGCAACAGCCGGAACCGTCGGGGCTGGCGCTGCATACGTCATCACCGGAGATAAAACACTCGTCCCCATAGCCACTGCACAAATCCAGGAAAGTTTTCTTTTCATCGCGTTTTCATCATTGTTAAGCCAATCACGTCATCGGTTGCTGCACTGCCACATTCCGTTCCGGACGGCGCGGAATAAATGACACCACCCAGGACACCAGCATGGTGAATGAGCGGAAAATCACTTTGACAGACGGTGGAGCAAATTCCGCGAGGTGGCGATAGCCGCGGAAACCCAGTTTCAAAATATCCATCAGACTTTCCAGAGGCTTGTCTTCCGGGAAGCTGTCCTGCCACAGCGCCCATGTGTCGGCGCGGGCAAAAGTACATTGCACAAAATCGATATGCTGTTTGGTCGTCAACGGCATCAGTTGCAGGCCCACTTGATTGCCGTGAACACGCGCCACGGTCGTGGGGAACGCATACTCCTGCTGGCCGCGTTTGAGCAGCAAATTCACTTTTTGCCCTTCAAGCACCTGCGCCTGGCCGTTAATCTTGACGCCAAGCCCGCCGTCGGAGAAATCATGCACGGTACAGGAGAAAAGATGCCCGTCTTCTCGGGCAATTACCGCAGGCATCGACATTTCAACGCGGTGCGAACGACGAACCTGTTTACTCTCTACAGAAACCGCGACCGCGCCGCCAAGGATAACCATGTTGTAGAACACCCACGCGATACTGACGAAGACGGTGAGTATTTCGTTTTCCGGGCCGTAGAAATAACGCCAAATCCCCACCAGTACGCCCAACAGGTTGAGCAGCACAAGGTAGATGTAAGGACGTGAAATCACCCAGTCCACATACTCTTCTTCCACCAGGCCGCCTTTGGCAGTGACGTTAAACTTCCCTTTGTGCGGGTTGAACAGCGCCACCAGCGTGGGCGGCGCGATATACCATGCCAGCACGGTTTCGTAGATCTCGCTCCAGAAAGAGTGACGATATTTGCCCTGAATCTTCGAGTTGGTCAGGCTGGCGTGAATCATGTGCGGCAGTACGAACAGCGCAATCATCAGCGCTGGCGCGTAAATGATGTAGGCATGTAGCAGCAAGAACGCCAGCGGCGCGGTAAGGAAGATAAGCCGTGGTACTCCCGATAAGAAATGGAACATGGCGTTGACGTAGCACAAACGCTGCGCCAGCTTGAGCCCTTTGCCCGTCAGTGGGTTATCAAGACGGAAAATCTGCACCATGCCGCGCGCCCAGCGAATACGCTGGCCAATATGCGCAGACAGGCTCTCTGTCGCCAGCCCCGCCGCCTGCGGGATGCGCATATACGCCGACGTATGCCCAAGGCGGTGTAACCGCAGCGAGGTGTGCGCATCTTCGGTGACGGTTTCAACGGCGATACCGCCAATCTGATCCAGCGGCCCACGGCGGATCACCGCACAAGAACCGCAGAAAAAGGTGGCGTCCCACATATCGTTGCCATCCTGCACCAGCCCGTAGAACAGCGTGCCTTCGTTCGGGGTTTTACGAAAACGGCCAAGGTTACGTTCAAACGGATCCGGCGAGAAAAAGTGGTGCGGCGTCTGCATCATCGCCAGCTTTTTCTCTTTTAAGAACCACCCCATGGTCATTTGCAGGAACGAGCGTGTCGGCACATGGTCGCAGTCGAAAATCGACACGAACTCGCCTTTCGCGTGTTTCAGCGCGTTATTGATGTTGCCCGCTTTTGCGTGCTCATGGGTGGTTCGCGCGATGTACTCGACGCCGACGCTTTTGGCGAACTGGCGGAACTCTTCGCGTCCGCCATCATCGAGGATCCAAATCTTCAGTTTGTCTTTCGGCCAGTCGATGCCCAACGAGGCGTAGATGGTGTTTTTCACCACATTCAAATCTTCGTTATAGGTCGGTACGAAGATATCGACAGAAGGCCATAGCGACATATCTTTCGGCAGCGGCACCGGCTGGCGATTAAGCGGCCACACCACCTGGAAATAGCCAAGCACCAGCACAATCCACGCGTAGGTTTCCGCGAACAGCAGCACCAGGCCGCATACCAGGCTCACCGGATCGTCCCAGTTCAGCGTCGAAGTGTAGCGCCACCAGATATAGCGGCAGGAAACGGTTAGCGAGAGCACGATCAGCATCAGGGCGGAGAAACGCCCCGGAATTCGGCGTACCAGCAGCGCCACGCCCCATAGCAGCATCAGGAAAACAAACTGCGAAAGCGGATTAAACGGCTGCGTAATGCACAGAATGGCGAGGATCAGCGAGAACACCACAATGACGCCGAGAATAAAGCGGCGCGTACGCGGGCTAATATGCGCCAGCTCTTTTTTATCATCCAGATGACCGGTGCGATGCGTTACGCGCTCCGGCAGCGTATCCAGCCAGTGATACCAGCGCCCGCGCAGCACGCGCGCCCGGGCGAAACGCTGGCGACGAGGCGATTTTCTGTCACCCCAGGGCAGCATGACCAGCAACCACAAGGTTTGCAACAGGTAACGCGCCGGATCGAGCGGTCGCGGTTTATCCGGATCAATATGCGGGAACCACAAATGCTGCTGCGCACGGAGTTGCTGCCAGCGCGGGTGCTCCAGCGGAATAAACACCCATGCGAGGATCGCCCAGAAGCAGCCAGACGCTGCGCTAAACCTGGAAGCGCCGTGTTCACGGTAACGCTGGTAGCGCTCGCTTAAACGCGCGCTCACCGGCGGGATCAGCAACCAGGCGGAAAGGCGGCTCATTGCGGGCTCCCTTCCTGCTCACCGCTTACTTCTTGCGGCTGCGCACAATGCAACAGGCACCAGTTCGCCAGCGTTAATATCTCTTCCGCCGCCAGCGAATCCGCCCGGTATTCGCCCAACGGCTGTTTCGACGCCTGAGATTCCGCCATCGCTTCATCGCGGTGGATAAGGGTCGGGAGGATCTGCCGCTGGCTTTGCAGCCATACCTGCCAGAGATCGTCCTGCAACTGGCTGCCGATGCGCAGATCGTTAAGCAAAATATGCGCGCCAGCAGGTAAAAGCTGCTGGTGCAAGCGGATATGGCAGTTGGTGTCGGGTTTTACTACCGTAAACAGATGGTCGCACTGCGCCACGAACTGCCGCGTCAGCGGTGAAACGCCGTGCGGGATATCGATTAATACCCACTGATAACTTTGCTGCGTTTTCAGCGCCTGCAAAATGGTGGTGAGTTGGCTAAGGGGTTCGTGTAATAAATGGAGGTTTTCCCACTCATTTGCCGCCAGATGGCCAAAAGGCAGGAGATCGAGCTGCGAAGTATAGCGCATGCCGGCATCGCGCCAGTCTTCCCCATCCAGTACCGCGCGCGCCCAGCCGTGGTGATGTTCAAAGTCGACATTAAATGACAGGCGTAAAAGGTTATCAGGGCAGGCATCAATCACCAGCACCGATTCGCCTAAAATTTGTAATGACCAGGCCAGAGCCGCGGTGATCGATGTTGTACCCACACCACCGCGAATCCCCTGTAATCCCAAGATGGCCATCCTGGTTATCCCTTATTGTTGACGGGCTAATTCTGCCAGCAGCGGCCAGCGCTTAAATGCCGCTGCCAACTGTTCTCGCTGGGAAATATCGGCGTAATCAATTTCAGGCAATGAAAATGCCTTACTTAACGCCAGAAAATCATTTTGGAATGTATAGCCCAGAGTAGGGTCTGACTGCGTTTTAGGTTCATTGTTATGCATTCTGGCCCGATCCCTTTGAAAAGAAATACATGTACAGAAGTAGCAGGGCATCGCACCCGAGAAAATTCGTTTACATGCTAAATCTGATGTTCTTTAATTTCAATGTTAGGTTTATTTCTCGGCTTTCGCTAGTAAACTGAGATACAGACAATTTTGCATCAAGAGGGACATCGTGGAGCCCATATTTTCTATTGGCATTGAGTCATTATGGGACGAATTGCGTCATATGCCCGCGGGCGGCGTTTGGTGGGTAAATACCGATCGTCAACAAGATGCAATAAGTCTCATAAATCAAACCCTTGCAGCCCAGAACAAAGACGCACAGGTGGCGGCAATCGGTATGGGTCAGGACTTGCGGAATATCATTAAATTAGATAAAGAGTATGGTCCTGACAAAATCAGAATTTTCACAATGCCGAATCAGAATAATAGTCTATACTTTTTCACCCGCGATTTACTTTGTTCATTTGAACCTGAAAACTATTTACTGATTCTGCTGGGGGAAAATAATGCCTGGCAGAATATATCGGTGCCTGATTTACAACAATGGTTAGAAAGAACTCATGCCTGGGCGAAATATCATAAATGCTCCTTACTGGTTATTAATCCTGGCAGTAATAACGACAAACAATCATCCATTTTAATGAGTGAATACCGTTCGTTGTTTGGGCTGGCGAGTTTACGCTACCGCAACGATATGTATCTTTATGATGTTGCCTGGTGGTGCAATGAAAAGGGCATTAGCGCGCGCCAGCAATTAGTGCTTAATCATCATCAAGGTCGCTGGCAGCTCGCGCAGCAAGAAGAAACGTCGGTGCAACCCCGCAGCGATGAGAAACGCATATTAAGTAATGTCGCCGTGCTGGAAGGCGCACCGCCGCTGTCGGAACACTGGACCTTATTTGATACCAACGAAGCGTTATTCGAAGAAGCGCGCTCCAGTCAGGCGGCGACGTTGATTTTCACCCTTGCGCGAAACAATCAAATCGACAACATCGCACGCCAGGTGCACACGCTGCGCCGCCAGCGCGGCAGCGGGCTGAAAATTATTGTCCGTGAAACCCAGGCCAGCCTGCGTGCTACCGACGAACGCTTATTGCTCGGCTGTGGCGCCAATATGGTGATCCCGTGGAACGCCCCTCTTTCCCGTTGTCTGACGCTGATTGAAAGCGTGCAGGGCCAGCAATTTAACCGTCTGGTGCCGGAAGATATCACCACATTACTGTCCATGACTCAGCCACTAAAACTGCGTGGTTTTCAGCCGTGGAACGTGTTCTGCGACGCCGTCGGGAATATGGTTAATAACCCGCTGTTGCCCGCCGATGGCAAAGGGGTGCTGGTCGCGCTGCGCCCGGTGCCAGGCATCCGCGTTGAACAAGCGCTAACGCTGTGCCGCCCAAACCGCGTGGGCGATATTGTCAGCCTTAGCGATAATCGTCTGGTGCTGTTTTTGTCGTTCTGCCGGGTTAACGATCTCGACACGGCGCTGAACCACATTTTCCCGCTGCCAACGGCAGATATTTTTTCTAATCGCGTGGTGTGGTTTGAAGATAACCAGATTGCCGCAGAGCTGGTGCAAATGCGCACGCTGTCACCGGATAAATGGGCGAAACCGCTGCCTGTCACCGCCACAGAGAAGAAAATCATTAACGCTGAGCACGACGGCACAAGCTGGCGTCGGATCCCGGAACCGTTGCGGTTATTCAGTAAAGCCACGGAGCACACATCATGATGTCAGTCAGCGATATTATTCAGCTGGTGGTGCTTTGCGCCCTGATCTTTTTCCCGCTGGGTTACCTTACACGCCACTGGATACGCCCTATCCGCAGCGCGTTGCGCATACTGTTTACCAAACCACGCTATGTAAAACCGGCAGGCGTGCTGCGCCGGGAATCGTTCGTCAAGGCAGACCGAAAACATGACTAATCATACTATGACCACTTCAACGCCTTCGCCATTGTGGCAATACTGGCGCGGCCTTTCCGGCTGGAATTTCTATTTTCTGGTGAAATTCGGTCTGTTGTGGGCTGGCTACCTTAACTTTCACCCGCTGTTGAATCTGGTGTTTATGGCTTTTCTGCTGATGCCGCTGCCGCGCGTCCGCCTGCATCGTTTACGTCACTGGATTGCCATTCCCATCGGGTTCGGTCTGTTCTGGCACGACACCTGGCTGCCGGGTCTTGAAAGTATGATGAGCCAGGGCTCGCAGGTCGCGGGCTTCAGCGCCGATTACCTGTGGGATCTGGTGACGCGTTTTATCAACTGGCAGATGATTGGCGCGATTTTCGTGATGCTGATTGCCTGGCTGTTCTTGTCGCAATGGATCCGCGTCACCGTGTTTGTCGTCGCGATTATGATCTGGTTAAACGTGCTGACGTTGACCGGGCCGGCGTTTACTCTGTGGCCCGCCGGCCAACCGACCACGACCGTCACCACCACTGGCGGTTCGGCGGCGGCAACGGTCGCAGCAACGGGCGATACGCCGGTGGTTGGCGATATTCCCGCGCAAACCGCGCCGCCGACCTCCGAGAATCTGAATGCGTGGCTGGCAAGTTTCTACGCCGCCGAGGAGAAGCGCCAGAGCACCTTCCCGGCGCAGCTTCCGGCCGACGCACAACCGTTCGATCTGCTGTTCATTAACATCTGTTCCCTCTCATGGGCTGATATTGAAGCGGCCGGTCTGGCCTCGCACCCGCTGTGGTCGCACTTTGATATTGAGTTCAAAAACTTCAACTCGGCGACCGCCTACAGCGGCCCGGCGGCGATTCGCCTGCTGCGCGCCAGCTGCGGCCAGCCGTCGCATAAAAACCTCTACCAGCAGGCCAATACGCAGTGCTATCTGTTTGATAACCTGTCGAAACTTGGCTTCAGCCAGCAGTTGATGATGGACCATAACGGTGAGTTCGGCGGTTTCCTCAAAGAAGTGCGCGACAACGGCGGCATGCAGGCGCCGTTGATGAACCAGGCGGGTCTGCCGCCGGTGCTGCT is a window of Enterobacter sp. R4-368 DNA encoding:
- the bcsZ gene encoding cellulose synthase complex periplasmic endoglucanase BcsZ, with the translated sequence MRTLRWWVIVALMLAAVNVRAACTWPAWEHFKQAYISDGGRVVDPSDQRKITTSEGQSYALFFALAANDRDTFARVLQWTQNNLAQGSLSTHLPAWLWGKKEDNSWTVLDTNSASDSDLWIAWSLLEAGRLWKNDEYSQTGKALLALIAKEEVVTVPGLGSMLLPGKIGFAEPTTWRFNPSYLPPQLASYFSRFGAPWSTLRETNLRLLLETAPKGFAPDWVRFQKEGGWQLKPEKTLVSSYDAIRVYLWVGMMHDRDTQKARLLEKFKPMASVTTKNGRVPEKVDVASGKILGDGPVGFAAALLPFLQDRDAQAVQRQRVADHFPGDDAYYSYVLTLFGQGWDQHRFRFTPRGELQPDWGQECATSQ
- the bcsB gene encoding cellulose biosynthesis cyclic di-GMP-binding regulatory protein BcsB, whose product is MKRKLSWICAVAMGTSVLSPVMTYAAPAPTVPAVAPATEPVATPAPGQTESLTPTTPTDGQDVVGQVMPGVPGANAPVVAANAPSRDVKLTFAQIAPPPGSMVLRGINPDGGVEFGMRSDELVSKAVLNLEYTPSPSLLPVQSQLKVYLNDELMGVLPVTKEQLGKKTLAQVPINPLFITDFNRVRLEFVGHYRDVCENPASSTLWLDIGRSSSLDLTYQKLAVQNDLSHFPIPFFDPRDNRALTLPMVFAGTPDIEQQQAAAVIASWFGSRTGWRGQSFPVIYNALPDRNAIVFATNDKRPDFLRDAPAVKGPTISMINHPNNPYVKLLVVSGRDDKDLMQAAKGIAQGNVLFRGDSVTVDEVKPLLARQPYDAPNWIRTDRPVTFGELKTYEEQLQSTGLEPSAINVSLNLPPDLYLLRSTGIDMNLNYRYTAPPTKDSSRMDISLNNQFLQYFNLTSNQDTNRLLLHLPVLQGLLDSKTDVSIPALKLGAVNQLRFDFQYMNPMPGGTIENCVTFQQVPNRVVIGDDSTIDFSKYYHFIAMPDLRAFANAGFPFSRMADLSQTIVVTPPQPTPAQMGTLLDSLGAVGAQTGFPAINVQLTNDGNQIKEKDADIMIIGTIPPALKDDKKIDLLVNAAQSWVKTPLRQTPFPSIVPDAADRQADAQTGITSDGPMAAIVGFQSPYHDQRSVVALLADSPRGYELLNGAMNDSGKRAAIYGSVTVIRESGVSGLRVGDIYYVGHLPWFERIWYALANHPVLLAVLAAISVVLLAWVLWRLLRIISRRRLDPDHE
- the bcsA gene encoding UDP-forming cellulose synthase catalytic subunit; the protein is MSRLSAWLLIPPVSARLSERYQRYREHGASRFSAASGCFWAILAWVFIPLEHPRWQQLRAQQHLWFPHIDPDKPRPLDPARYLLQTLWLLVMLPWGDRKSPRRQRFARARVLRGRWYHWLDTLPERVTHRTGHLDDKKELAHISPRTRRFILGVIVVFSLILAILCITQPFNPLSQFVFLMLLWGVALLVRRIPGRFSALMLIVLSLTVSCRYIWWRYTSTLNWDDPVSLVCGLVLLFAETYAWIVLVLGYFQVVWPLNRQPVPLPKDMSLWPSVDIFVPTYNEDLNVVKNTIYASLGIDWPKDKLKIWILDDGGREEFRQFAKSVGVEYIARTTHEHAKAGNINNALKHAKGEFVSIFDCDHVPTRSFLQMTMGWFLKEKKLAMMQTPHHFFSPDPFERNLGRFRKTPNEGTLFYGLVQDGNDMWDATFFCGSCAVIRRGPLDQIGGIAVETVTEDAHTSLRLHRLGHTSAYMRIPQAAGLATESLSAHIGQRIRWARGMVQIFRLDNPLTGKGLKLAQRLCYVNAMFHFLSGVPRLIFLTAPLAFLLLHAYIIYAPALMIALFVLPHMIHASLTNSKIQGKYRHSFWSEIYETVLAWYIAPPTLVALFNPHKGKFNVTAKGGLVEEEYVDWVISRPYIYLVLLNLLGVLVGIWRYFYGPENEILTVFVSIAWVFYNMVILGGAVAVSVESKQVRRSHRVEMSMPAVIAREDGHLFSCTVHDFSDGGLGVKINGQAQVLEGQKVNLLLKRGQQEYAFPTTVARVHGNQVGLQLMPLTTKQHIDFVQCTFARADTWALWQDSFPEDKPLESLMDILKLGFRGYRHLAEFAPPSVKVIFRSFTMLVSWVVSFIPRRPERNVAVQQPMT
- the bcsQ gene encoding cellulose biosynthesis protein BcsQ, producing MAILGLQGIRGGVGTTSITAALAWSLQILGESVLVIDACPDNLLRLSFNVDFEHHHGWARAVLDGEDWRDAGMRYTSQLDLLPFGHLAANEWENLHLLHEPLSQLTTILQALKTQQSYQWVLIDIPHGVSPLTRQFVAQCDHLFTVVKPDTNCHIRLHQQLLPAGAHILLNDLRIGSQLQDDLWQVWLQSQRQILPTLIHRDEAMAESQASKQPLGEYRADSLAAEEILTLANWCLLHCAQPQEVSGEQEGSPQ
- the bcsR gene encoding cellulose biosynthesis protein BcsR; this translates as MHNNEPKTQSDPTLGYTFQNDFLALSKAFSLPEIDYADISQREQLAAAFKRWPLLAELARQQ
- the bcsE gene encoding cellulose biosynthesis c-di-GMP-binding protein BcsE produces the protein MEPIFSIGIESLWDELRHMPAGGVWWVNTDRQQDAISLINQTLAAQNKDAQVAAIGMGQDLRNIIKLDKEYGPDKIRIFTMPNQNNSLYFFTRDLLCSFEPENYLLILLGENNAWQNISVPDLQQWLERTHAWAKYHKCSLLVINPGSNNDKQSSILMSEYRSLFGLASLRYRNDMYLYDVAWWCNEKGISARQQLVLNHHQGRWQLAQQEETSVQPRSDEKRILSNVAVLEGAPPLSEHWTLFDTNEALFEEARSSQAATLIFTLARNNQIDNIARQVHTLRRQRGSGLKIIVRETQASLRATDERLLLGCGANMVIPWNAPLSRCLTLIESVQGQQFNRLVPEDITTLLSMTQPLKLRGFQPWNVFCDAVGNMVNNPLLPADGKGVLVALRPVPGIRVEQALTLCRPNRVGDIVSLSDNRLVLFLSFCRVNDLDTALNHIFPLPTADIFSNRVVWFEDNQIAAELVQMRTLSPDKWAKPLPVTATEKKIINAEHDGTSWRRIPEPLRLFSKATEHTS
- the bcsF gene encoding cellulose biosynthesis protein BcsF, with product MMSVSDIIQLVVLCALIFFPLGYLTRHWIRPIRSALRILFTKPRYVKPAGVLRRESFVKADRKHD
- the bcsG gene encoding cellulose biosynthesis protein BcsG is translated as MTNHTMTTSTPSPLWQYWRGLSGWNFYFLVKFGLLWAGYLNFHPLLNLVFMAFLLMPLPRVRLHRLRHWIAIPIGFGLFWHDTWLPGLESMMSQGSQVAGFSADYLWDLVTRFINWQMIGAIFVMLIAWLFLSQWIRVTVFVVAIMIWLNVLTLTGPAFTLWPAGQPTTTVTTTGGSAAATVAATGDTPVVGDIPAQTAPPTSENLNAWLASFYAAEEKRQSTFPAQLPADAQPFDLLFINICSLSWADIEAAGLASHPLWSHFDIEFKNFNSATAYSGPAAIRLLRASCGQPSHKNLYQQANTQCYLFDNLSKLGFSQQLMMDHNGEFGGFLKEVRDNGGMQAPLMNQAGLPPVLLSFDGSPIYDDTAVLNRWMESDSFKQGQRTATFYNLLPLHDGNHYPGDRKTADYKLRAQKLFDELDAFFTQLDKSGRKVMVVLVPEHGAALQGDKMQVSGLRDIPSPSITNVPTAIKFFGMKSPHQGAPITITQPSSFLAISEIVTRVLDGKIFTEDNVNWQQLTSNLPQTAPVSENANAIVLQYQNKPYVRLNGGDWVPYPQ